The Bradysia coprophila strain Holo2 unplaced genomic scaffold, BU_Bcop_v1 contig_732, whole genome shotgun sequence genome has a window encoding:
- the LOC119084403 gene encoding uncharacterized protein LOC119084403, which translates to MTTVNEDTGRILWSTESKYYLLRLIKENMIILNPDVSAETMVKKEMAWKMIERNFVDDGMQCQLSKLKRLWKRMKDTARQNIMKYNDQKKRGVRSPKQPTDLDTEVADLIAFRNVLKSRLKPKKNSKMKNKLTPNRPMVKHEMDEEEADDDEEKYDYEDTNGYPMEPMTILEELENKQPTISNVESYAINGHHNQQHANRSQDPLDDDDDEVVDESYMGLDETIKISRPKDVQKELLSYELKLRELQRQNEEEKMEFERELFRKRSALLDLKMRKITLELEALEENRSKSSGSNENAE; encoded by the coding sequence ATGACAACTGTAAACGAGGACACGGGTAGAATCCTTTGGTCCACCGAGAGTAAATACTATCTGCTGCGTCTCATCAAAGAGAACATGATCATACTGAATCCGGACGTTTCCGCCGAAACGATGGTCAAAAAGGAAATGGCATGGAAAATGATCGAACGGAATTTCGTCGACGACGGTATGCAGTGTCAATTGTCCAAATTGAAAAGGCTGTGGAAACGGATGAAGGATACGGCGCGACAGAACATTATGAAATACAATGATCAGAAGAAGCGCGGCGTTCGAAGTCCGAAACAACCGACCGATTTAGACACAGAGGTGGCCGACCTAATCGCTTTCCGAAATGTGTTGAAGTCGAGACTGAAgccaaagaaaaattcaaaaatgaaaaacaaactgACCCCGAATCGACCGATGGTAAAACACGAAATGGATGAGGAGGAGGCCGACGACGATGAAGAGAAATACGATTACGAAGATACCAACGGCTATCCGATGGAACCGATGACCATTTTGGAAGAATTGGAAAATAAACAGCCGACAATATCGAATGTTGAATCGTACGCGATTAACGGTCATCACAACCAACAGCACGCGAACCGAAGTCAAGATCCGTTGGACGACGATGATGACGAAGTCGTCGATGAATCGTACATGGGATTGGATGAAACTATAAAAATTAGTCGACCAAAAGATGTGCAGAAAGAGCTGCTGTCCTATGAACTTAAATTGCGCGAATTGCAGCGACAAAACGAAGAGGAGAAAATGGAATTCGAACGGGAACTATTCAGGAAGAGATCTGCGCTGTTGGACTTGAAAATGCGTAAAATTACGCTGGAATTGGAGGCACTAGAGGAGAACCGGTCAAAGAGTAGCGGTTCCAATGAAAATGCTGAATGA
- the LOC119084401 gene encoding SET and MYND domain-containing protein DDB_G0273589-like — protein MLWRKESTATDALYIDIIHRLRINPESASDRFPTNGDDGKDDQKSIEYREQADAEFEENNFDAAIELYNKSLCYAESKSEHLGLAYAQRAQCFSALKMFDRCLIDIELAKKSNYPRSQLDQLEKRKNICLNLIESGAQVQLFQPKLDFPSHEKYPGMANVLEFDRNDKYGRHLVATADIDVGQLILLEKCFATRTDECYRDCNICMNVQQNLVPCPKCTKALFCHDSCVNNRIHPFECDIYPILESHWEVLSMGLRVFLVGLSLFSNADELINFVEETFTKEDSFQLSTNDAKSQYAFCLQNLKEKFELSEIAQRLENALGDIGPLMYGACIAHNHFNTFFTTEKHRRFLMHLLCHHIILGQLSRIRVDFPVIVQYFNHSCVPNMNTFLVDGYVIGVTFRPIRKGQQVFKCYLDPSQPQMSYDQRQQYLLERYAFQCECERCMVKDIPPPECLEALRADSDFMLLMCFNENPDDSDQNQRKYLTETAKAVLRRHDVVWADGCERPSTLYRNLLIYKFNYLNEY, from the coding sequence ATGTTGTGGCGGAAAGAATCAACGGCAACCGATGCCTTGTACATCGACATTATCCATAGGCTGAGAATTAATCCGGAGTCCGCAAGCGATCGATTTCCAACAAACGGGGATGATGGCAAGGATGATCAGAAATCAATCGAATATCGTGAGCAAGCCGACGCCGAATTCGAAGAGAATAATTTTGATGCAGCAATCGAATTGTACAATAAAAGTTTATGCTACGCAGAAAGTAAGTCTGAGCACCTTGGATTGGCTTATGCGCAACGAGCTCAGTGTTTTTCCGCCCTGAAAATGTTCGACAGATGTCTGATTGACATTGAACTTGCTAAGAAATCAAACTATCCAAGGTCTCAACTGGACCAACTGGAAAagcgcaaaaatatttgtttgaatttaatcGAAAGCGGTGCCCAAGTGCAATTGTTCCAACCGAAACTAGATTTTCCGTCGCATGAAAAGTACCCTGGAATGGCAAACGTTCTGGAATTTGATCGAAATGATAAGTATGGCAGACATTTGGTTGCAACAGCTGATATCGATGTTGGTCAATTGATTCTGCTTGAGAAGTGTTTTGCAACAAGAACAGACGAATGTTATCGAGATTGCAACATCTGTATGAACGTTCAACAGAATCTGGTTCCGTGTCCCAAATGTACAAAAGCTCTCTTTTGCCATGACTCATGCGTGAACAACCGGATTCACCCTTTCGAATGTGACATTTACCCGATACTCGAAAGTCATTGGGAGGTCCTTTCGATGGGACTTCGAGTGTTTCTGGTTGGACTGAGTCTATTTTCAAACGCCGATGAATTAATTAACTTCGTGGAAGAAACGTTTACGAAAGAAGattcatttcaattgtcaaCAAACGATGCTAAGTCACAGTACGCTTTCTGTCTGCAGAATCTAAAGGAAAAGTTCGAGCTCAGCGAAATTGCACAACGTTTAGAAAACGCGTTAGGCGACATTGGTCCGTTGATGTACGGGGCGTGCATTGCACACAACCattttaacacattttttacGACCGAAAAGCATCGTCGATTTCTCATGCACCTGCTCTGCCATCACATTATTCTTGGTCAACTGTCTCGCATACGAGTAGATTTTCCAGTCATCGTACAATACTTCAATCACTCCTGTGTTCCGAACATGAATACGTTTCTTGTTGACGGTTATGTCATTGGTGTGACATTCCGACCAATTCGCAAGGGTCAACAAGTGTTCAAATGCTATCTCGATCCGAGCCAACCTCAGATGTCCTATGATCAACGCCAACAGTATCTGCTCGAAAGGTATGCATTTCAATGCGAGTGCGAACGGTGCATGGTAAAAGACATACCGCCACCGGAATGTCTTGAAGCGTTGCGTGCAGATTCGGACTTTATGCTGTTGATGTGCTTTAACGAAAATCCCGACGATAGCGATCAAAATCAGCGAAAATACCTGACGGAAACGGCAAAAGCCGTGTTGAGAAGACACGACGTGGTTTGGGCTGATGGATGTGAACGTCCCTCGACTTTGTATcgtaatttattgatttataaGTTTAACTATTTGAATGAGTATTGA